Proteins encoded by one window of Arabidopsis thaliana chromosome 2, partial sequence:
- a CDS encoding BTB/POZ domain protein (BTB/POZ domain-containing protein; CONTAINS InterPro DOMAIN/s: BTB/POZ (InterPro:IPR013069), BTB/POZ fold (InterPro:IPR011333), Kelch related (InterPro:IPR013089), BTB/POZ-like (InterPro:IPR000210); BEST Arabidopsis thaliana protein match is: BTB/POZ domain-containing protein (TAIR:AT2G40450.1); Has 178 Blast hits to 120 proteins in 24 species: Archae - 0; Bacteria - 0; Metazoa - 9; Fungi - 0; Plants - 166; Viruses - 0; Other Eukaryotes - 3 (source: NCBI BLink).), whose product MANKIEFIDSFAKYWKEKVGVDVLLKAGDQTDPIPAHKIILAASSEVLKQMIDSTSSASDPITFSEMTHDELYIPLLSSCTKVTFRIQNC is encoded by the exons ATGGCAAACAAGATTGAATTCATTGATTCATTTGCGAAATACTGGAAAGAGAAAGTTGGAGTCGATGTACTGCTTAAAGCAGGGGACCAAACAGATCCTATCCCTGCTCACAAAATCATCTTG GCTGCATCATCGGAGGTGCTTAAGCAGATGATTGATTCAACTTCATCAGCAAGTGATCCAATCACTTTTTCAGAGATGACTCACGATGAGCTATATATACCTTTACTGAGTTCATGTACAAAGGTTACCTTTCGGATTCAAAACTGTTGA
- a CDS encoding BTB/POZ domain-containing protein (BTB/POZ domain-containing protein; CONTAINS InterPro DOMAIN/s: BTB/POZ (InterPro:IPR013069), BTB/POZ fold (InterPro:IPR011333), Kelch related (InterPro:IPR013089), BTB/POZ-like (InterPro:IPR000210); BEST Arabidopsis thaliana protein match is: BTB/POZ domain-containing protein (TAIR:AT5G48510.1); Has 2290 Blast hits to 2270 proteins in 133 species: Archae - 0; Bacteria - 0; Metazoa - 1375; Fungi - 7; Plants - 741; Viruses - 43; Other Eukaryotes - 124 (source: NCBI BLink).) yields the protein MATQSNKEAFLGGFKKLLNEQWQADVRLKAGDSDETTSIFAHKLVLVARSEVFKKILESDEFKASSKQMETVTLSEMKHEELEAFVEFIYRVDGSICSASLKKHARSLFHAADKYEIPHLRDLCRNELISSLNSSNALSILELAQIPFDKALNDPAFTTIITNISTIASGDEFKLFVANHPNLAVDIMKASITRLSTSRKICGYCNRYY from the exons ATGGCTACACAAAGCAACAAAGAGGCTTTCTTAGGTGGATTTAAGAAACTCTTGAATGAACAATGGCAAGCCGATGTACGTCTCAAGGCAGGAGACAGTGATGAGACTACATCTATTTTCGCCCACAAGCTTGTCTTG GTGGCAAGATCAGAGGTGTTTAAGAAGATATTGGAATCAGACGAGTTCAAGGCTTCATCTAAACAGATGGAGACAGTCACCCTCTCGGAGATGAAACACGAAGAATTGGAGGCTTTTGTGGAGTTCATCTATAGGGTTGATGGCTCCATTTGTTCTGCTAGTCTCAAGAAACATGCTCGTTCACTCTTTCATGCAGCCGACAAATATGAGATTCCGCATCTAAGAGACCTATGCAGAAACGAGCTTATATCATCTTTGAATTCGTCGAATGCTCTTAGCATCCTTGAGCTCGCCCAAATCCCTTTTGACAAAGCCCTCAATGATCCCGCCTTCACTACTATCATAACCAATATAAGTACGATTGCTAGTGGTGATGAGTTCAAGCTGTTTGTCGCCAATCACCCAAATCTTGCCGTGGATATAATGAAGGCTTCTATAACTAGACTAAGTACTAGCAGAAAAATCTGTGGTTACTGTAATCGCTACTACTAA